GAAGACAAATGTCAATGTAGTTGAAACTCAATTCCACTACTTCTGCACCTAACTCCTCTAGCTTTGCAACGGATTCATCAATGATTGCATTGATTTCATCATTGGTGACTTCCTTGAACTGCTTACAGGTAGCTATTTTCATTCCTGCCAATGGCTTTTCAGCATCCTTGACAGACTCGGCTATTTCAGTGAAGTTTGGAGCGTCCCATTTCAATGTGGTACATTCGGTAGGGTCGTATCCGACAATAGTGTCTAAAGCAAGGGTAATTCCAGTGATGTCACGAGCCATTGGACCGATTTGGTCTAAACTCATTGACAAGTCAAGCAATCCTTGTCTTGAAACTGCACCGTAAGTAGGTTTCATACCAAGCACTCCACAGTGGGAAGATGGGTTTCTGATAGATCCACCAGTATCGGAACCGATTGCAATGTCACACATTTCCGCTGCAACTGCTGCTGCACTTCCTCCACTTGAACCACCAGGGATTCTTCCAGGTGCAGCTGGGTTGTTTACAGCTCCATAGTATGAGGTTTCAGTTGAACTTCCTGCTGCAAATTCATCCATGTTGTTGATTCCTATGATGATTCCATCTTCAGCCTTGATTTTCTTAACTACAGTTGCATCATAGCTTCCGATATAATCCTCTAAGGTCTTGGATGCAGCAGATATGATAAAGTCTTCCACATTTATGTTAGCTTTAATACCAAACACTAAACCAGCAAGAGCTCCGACTTCTTCGCCAGCCTTTATTTTAGCATCAATCTCTTCTGCTTTAGCGATAGCTTCTTCCTTATTTAATTCAAGAAAAGCGTTAATGTCATCGTTCTTTTCTTCAATAACCTTAATGTAAGCTTCTACATTTTCCTTTGCAGTAATTTCTTGATTTTTAATTGCATTTAATTTTTCAAGGATATTCATTAAAACACCTTACTTTCTTTTAAAACATTGTAATTATGATTAAGTAATCTTAATAATCAAATTTTATGTTAAATTTTTATCAAATTTATACCAAATTTTTTTATAAATTTTGATAATTTTTTATATAATAATATAATTATATTTTTCAAGTTATATAAACTATTAGTTATAAAATAAGGAATACAATATCTCATTGCATATTTTCCAATGATTTCAATGCCTTTTTAGACCATTCAGCATCCATTATCATAGCCCTGCCAATGCCAATAAGGTCACAATATCCCTCTTTCAGCAGATTTTCAGTATCTCTTGCTTTTTTCACACCTCCAGTAAGGATCACTGGAACAGAAGATGCTTCCTT
The genomic region above belongs to uncultured Methanobrevibacter sp. and contains:
- the gatA gene encoding Asp-tRNA(Asn)/Glu-tRNA(Gln) amidotransferase subunit GatA, whose amino-acid sequence is MNILEKLNAIKNQEITAKENVEAYIKVIEEKNDDINAFLELNKEEAIAKAEEIDAKIKAGEEVGALAGLVFGIKANINVEDFIISAASKTLEDYIGSYDATVVKKIKAEDGIIIGINNMDEFAAGSSTETSYYGAVNNPAAPGRIPGGSSGGSAAAVAAEMCDIAIGSDTGGSIRNPSSHCGVLGMKPTYGAVSRQGLLDLSMSLDQIGPMARDITGITLALDTIVGYDPTECTTLKWDAPNFTEIAESVKDAEKPLAGMKIATCKQFKEVTNDEINAIIDESVAKLEELGAEVVELSFNYIDICLPTYYLINYVEFFSATRKYDGRKYGSRIEEVCGEEVLRRIQMGSYISQKEFSGKYYQKALQARTVIRNEINEMLEGVDLIVGPTVPKLPHKLGEKLEPMEMYAYDVLTVIANLAGIPAASVKAGEVDGIPVGLQLQAKPQDDAKIVQAMAAFEYAK